One Arthrobacter sp. StoSoilB20 DNA segment encodes these proteins:
- a CDS encoding fumarylacetoacetate hydrolase family protein has protein sequence MRIARFVVDSDPLYGVVEGEPGSEEITVINGDPFFNGVERTHLKHKLEDVRLLAPIIPRSKVIGVGRNFAEHAAELGNEVPQQPLLFLKPNTSVIGPNDPIILPEFSEEVSFEAELCVVIGRICKDVPEDRADDVIFGYTCGNDLTARDVQKTDLQWARAKGFDTSAPLGPWIETELDHEDLSIQGRLNGELRQDGSTNQMIRGVRELVSIVSHAFTLLPGDVIMTGTPAGVGLVSEGDRFEVEIEGIGRLSNPVVRR, from the coding sequence ATGCGTATCGCCCGGTTTGTAGTTGATTCTGATCCCCTTTACGGCGTTGTTGAAGGCGAGCCCGGCAGTGAGGAAATCACTGTCATCAACGGCGACCCCTTCTTCAACGGCGTTGAACGTACCCATTTGAAGCACAAGCTCGAGGACGTCCGGCTCCTGGCTCCGATCATTCCCCGCAGCAAGGTCATTGGGGTCGGCCGGAACTTTGCCGAGCACGCCGCTGAACTGGGCAATGAAGTTCCCCAGCAGCCCTTGTTGTTCCTGAAGCCCAATACCTCGGTGATCGGTCCGAACGATCCCATCATCCTCCCGGAGTTCTCGGAGGAAGTTTCCTTCGAAGCGGAACTGTGCGTGGTCATTGGCCGCATCTGCAAGGATGTCCCGGAGGATCGCGCGGACGACGTCATCTTTGGGTACACCTGCGGCAACGACCTCACTGCCCGCGATGTCCAAAAGACGGATCTCCAGTGGGCGCGCGCCAAGGGGTTCGACACCTCGGCACCGCTTGGCCCGTGGATTGAAACCGAGCTCGACCACGAGGATTTGTCCATCCAGGGACGGCTTAATGGTGAACTTCGCCAGGACGGCAGCACCAACCAGATGATCCGTGGCGTGCGCGAACTCGTCTCGATCGTTTCCCACGCCTTTACCCTGCTCCCCGGCGACGTCATCATGACCGGTACGCCGGCCGGCGTCGGGCTGGTGAGCGAGGGCGATCGCTTCGAAGTGGAGATCGAAGGCATCGGCCGGCTCTCCAATCCGGTGGTTCGCCGCTAG
- a CDS encoding MBL fold metallo-hydrolase: MANTGNAPSGETSPLQRSSGLTRFRLAPNPGPMSLDGTNSYVIGAPGSSRVAVVDPGPEDEQHLAALAAAGTVDVVLITHRHADHTEASARFHELTGAPVRAVLPEHCHGGEPLRDGEVLTAGGVEVRVVATPGHTSDSVCFHLPADGPHGSVLTGDTILGRGTTILDYPDGRLGDYLASLDKLEALGPATLLPAHGPVLPALDDKCREYRDHRGQRLDQIRAALKQLGGGASIGAVTDAVYPDVDPSVRWAAETSVAAQLDYLRS; this comes from the coding sequence ATGGCGAACACCGGCAACGCACCAAGCGGCGAGACCTCTCCCCTGCAGCGCAGCAGCGGGCTGACCCGTTTCCGGCTGGCTCCTAACCCGGGCCCGATGAGCCTGGACGGCACCAATTCATACGTCATCGGAGCTCCAGGCTCCAGTCGCGTGGCAGTGGTGGACCCCGGGCCCGAAGATGAGCAGCACCTGGCAGCGCTGGCAGCGGCGGGCACTGTGGACGTTGTCCTGATTACTCATCGGCACGCCGACCATACTGAAGCGTCAGCACGCTTCCACGAGCTGACGGGAGCGCCGGTCCGCGCCGTTCTGCCTGAGCACTGCCACGGCGGCGAGCCCCTCAGGGATGGGGAAGTCCTGACTGCAGGGGGCGTGGAAGTCCGCGTTGTTGCCACCCCTGGCCATACATCGGACTCGGTGTGTTTCCATCTTCCCGCCGACGGCCCCCACGGCTCTGTCCTGACAGGCGACACCATACTGGGCCGCGGCACCACAATTTTGGATTATCCCGATGGCCGGTTGGGCGATTACCTTGCAAGCCTGGACAAGCTTGAGGCACTCGGGCCGGCTACCCTCCTTCCCGCGCACGGCCCCGTGCTCCCGGCCCTGGACGATAAGTGCCGGGAGTACAGGGATCACCGTGGTCAGCGCCTCGACCAAATCAGGGCAGCGCTGAAGCAGTTGGGCGGTGGCGCTTCGATCGGGGCAGTCACCGATGCCGTGTACCCCGACGTCGACCCATCAGTGCGGTGGGCGGCAGAGACTTCCGTTGCCGCCCAGTTGGATTACCTCAGAAGCTAA
- a CDS encoding branched-chain amino acid aminotransferase: MTQTAHGVEFSQQLSETPKSVEERAAILANPGFGDYFTDHTAVVDYKVDADGNGGWQNARIEPYGPISLDPSAAVLHYGQEIFEGLKAYRHADGSVWTFRPEANAARLNKSARRLALPELPEEFFLGAIRELVQADKEWVPSGDGEALYLRPFMIATEAFLGVRAAREVSFRVIASPAGNYFGGELKPVSIWISREYARAGRGGTGAAKCGGNYAASLIAQQEAEANGCKQVLFLDHFNDDAVEELGGMNVFFVMKDGSLVTPALSGTILEGVTRMSVIQVAKDMGREVTERKITLDEWRDGVASGEITEVFACGTAAVITPIGVLKDATEFIGSEDATAGETTMAIREQLLGIQTGEVEDTHGWLTRLV; encoded by the coding sequence ATGACTCAGACTGCCCATGGCGTCGAATTCAGCCAGCAGCTTTCGGAAACCCCGAAGTCTGTTGAGGAGCGTGCAGCCATCCTGGCGAACCCAGGCTTCGGCGACTACTTCACCGACCACACCGCCGTCGTCGACTACAAGGTTGACGCCGATGGCAATGGCGGTTGGCAGAATGCCCGGATCGAGCCCTACGGACCGATCTCCCTGGACCCGTCTGCGGCGGTGCTGCATTACGGCCAGGAAATCTTCGAGGGCCTCAAGGCCTACCGCCACGCAGATGGTTCCGTCTGGACCTTCCGTCCCGAGGCCAACGCAGCACGCTTGAACAAGTCCGCGCGCCGCCTCGCACTGCCTGAGCTGCCCGAGGAGTTCTTCCTGGGTGCCATCCGCGAGTTGGTCCAGGCTGACAAGGAATGGGTTCCTTCCGGTGACGGTGAAGCCCTCTACCTGCGTCCGTTCATGATCGCCACGGAGGCGTTCCTTGGTGTGCGTGCTGCCCGTGAAGTGTCCTTCCGCGTTATCGCTTCTCCCGCAGGAAACTACTTCGGCGGCGAACTCAAGCCTGTTTCCATCTGGATCTCCCGCGAATATGCCCGTGCCGGCCGCGGCGGGACCGGTGCTGCCAAGTGCGGTGGCAACTATGCTGCTTCCTTGATCGCGCAGCAGGAAGCCGAAGCGAACGGGTGCAAGCAGGTACTGTTCCTGGACCACTTCAACGACGACGCCGTGGAAGAACTCGGCGGCATGAACGTCTTCTTCGTGATGAAGGACGGCTCGCTGGTCACTCCGGCCCTCAGCGGCACCATCCTTGAAGGCGTCACCCGCATGTCCGTCATCCAGGTGGCCAAGGACATGGGCCGCGAGGTCACCGAGCGCAAGATCACCCTCGATGAGTGGCGCGACGGCGTTGCCTCCGGCGAGATCACCGAGGTCTTCGCTTGCGGCACCGCCGCCGTGATCACTCCGATCGGTGTGCTCAAGGACGCCACCGAGTTCATCGGTTCTGAGGACGCGACGGCGGGCGAGACCACCATGGCCATCCGCGAGCAGCTCCTGGGCATCCAGACCGGCGAGGTCGAGGACACCCACGGCTGGCTGACCCGCCTGGTCTAG
- a CDS encoding 3-isopropylmalate dehydrogenase translates to MSATSINLAVIPGDGIGPEVIAEAVKVLEKAVAAEGVALELTNYKLGAQHWLETGETLPDEVLADLRTRDAILFGAVGAAPGDTRIPSGIIEREMLLKLRFSLDHYVNLRPSRLYGTVGSPLANPGTIDFIVVREGTEGPYVGNGGTLRGGTPHEVATEVSLNTAHGVERVVRDAFRRANERQRKHVTLVHKHNVLVFAGHLWKRTVEAVAQEFPEVTHDYLHIDAATIFMVTDPARFDVIVTDNLFGDILTDLAAAVTGGIGLAASGNINMDRTAPSMFEPVHGSAPDIAGQQKADPTAAILSAVLLLDHLGYTTAARKIEAAVVADVESRTGEPRSTAAIGDAIAAAL, encoded by the coding sequence ATGAGTGCAACGTCCATCAATCTCGCTGTCATCCCTGGCGACGGCATTGGCCCCGAGGTCATCGCCGAAGCCGTCAAGGTCCTCGAAAAGGCCGTAGCCGCCGAAGGCGTTGCCCTTGAACTGACCAACTACAAGCTCGGTGCCCAGCACTGGCTTGAAACAGGCGAGACCCTCCCGGACGAGGTCCTGGCGGACCTTCGCACCCGCGATGCCATCCTCTTCGGCGCTGTGGGAGCGGCCCCGGGTGATACCCGCATCCCCTCTGGCATCATCGAACGCGAGATGCTGCTCAAGCTCCGCTTCAGCCTGGACCACTACGTGAACCTGCGCCCCTCCCGCCTGTACGGCACTGTCGGCAGCCCCTTGGCAAACCCCGGCACGATTGATTTCATCGTGGTCCGCGAGGGCACCGAAGGTCCGTACGTGGGCAATGGCGGGACGTTGCGCGGTGGCACCCCCCACGAGGTCGCTACCGAGGTCTCCCTCAACACGGCCCACGGTGTGGAGCGCGTTGTCCGCGATGCGTTCCGTCGTGCCAACGAGCGCCAGCGTAAGCACGTCACGCTCGTCCACAAGCACAATGTGCTGGTTTTTGCCGGACACCTGTGGAAGCGCACTGTTGAAGCGGTGGCCCAGGAATTCCCCGAGGTCACGCACGACTACCTGCACATCGACGCCGCCACCATTTTCATGGTGACCGACCCCGCGCGCTTCGACGTGATCGTTACCGACAACCTCTTTGGTGACATCCTCACCGACCTCGCCGCAGCCGTGACCGGCGGCATCGGCCTGGCGGCATCGGGCAACATCAACATGGACCGCACAGCGCCGTCGATGTTCGAGCCCGTCCACGGCTCCGCTCCGGATATCGCCGGACAGCAGAAAGCCGATCCCACCGCGGCCATCCTCTCCGCAGTGCTCCTCCTGGACCACCTTGGCTACACCACGGCGGCCCGCAAGATCGAGGCGGCAGTGGTCGCCGACGTCGAAAGCCGCACCGGCGAGCCACGCAGCACAGCTGCCATCGGCGATGCCATCGCGGCCGCACTTTAG
- a CDS encoding histidine kinase: MDRRHAVYEWFRINRFMVDLTATCLLILLFGPVYLLADRPWLSLLSCSLLLPLAWRRTRPELAAGAVILVCLIQWAVGAEPVAGQIAVPLVIYATAAYGPAWASRSVLIAGLAGGVMLTTRLFSTTVESGIMGLTIGTLYTVLIWMLVLVSWTLGDLTRVRRLQLQALEDRTRRLEVEQLQERKLAAADERSHIAREMHDIVAHSLSVIITQADGARYAAAAKPELATEALATIAATGRDSLGEMRRLLGVLRSDDDSPTRPQPRLSDLDELLLGFRAATLQVAFEQSGVPRRALPAGAELTAYRIIQEALTNVMKHAGPQAKAGVTLTWQARGLQLDILDDGRGAAADPPAPGGGNGLLGMSERVSLYDGSLAAGPEQGGGFRVSAFIPYSEA, translated from the coding sequence GTGGATAGAAGGCATGCGGTTTATGAATGGTTCCGGATCAACCGCTTCATGGTTGACCTGACGGCAACGTGCCTGCTGATCCTGCTCTTCGGCCCGGTTTACCTCCTTGCTGATCGTCCGTGGCTCTCACTGTTGTCCTGCAGCCTCCTGCTCCCCCTCGCCTGGCGACGCACGCGGCCGGAGTTGGCGGCCGGCGCAGTGATCCTGGTGTGCCTGATCCAGTGGGCGGTAGGCGCTGAACCAGTGGCAGGCCAAATCGCCGTCCCTTTGGTCATCTACGCCACCGCGGCCTACGGGCCTGCCTGGGCCAGCCGGAGTGTCCTGATTGCCGGCCTCGCAGGCGGCGTCATGCTCACCACCCGGTTGTTCTCGACCACTGTGGAGTCGGGAATCATGGGCCTGACCATCGGCACGCTGTACACCGTCCTGATCTGGATGCTGGTGCTGGTCAGCTGGACGCTGGGAGACCTCACCCGGGTACGCAGGCTCCAGCTCCAGGCGTTGGAGGACAGGACGCGGCGCCTGGAAGTGGAGCAGTTGCAGGAACGGAAACTGGCCGCCGCGGATGAGCGTTCCCACATTGCCCGCGAGATGCACGACATCGTGGCGCATTCCTTGTCCGTGATCATCACCCAGGCCGATGGAGCGAGGTACGCTGCCGCCGCTAAGCCCGAGCTCGCAACTGAAGCCCTGGCCACGATTGCTGCCACGGGCAGGGACTCCCTGGGCGAAATGCGCAGGCTGCTGGGAGTACTCCGCTCCGACGACGACTCCCCCACCCGCCCGCAGCCGCGACTCTCGGACCTGGACGAACTGCTCCTCGGGTTCCGGGCCGCCACCCTTCAAGTTGCTTTTGAACAGAGCGGCGTTCCCCGCCGGGCGCTGCCTGCCGGAGCGGAGCTCACGGCGTACCGCATCATCCAGGAAGCCCTCACCAACGTCATGAAGCACGCCGGCCCGCAAGCGAAGGCGGGCGTCACTTTGACATGGCAGGCCCGGGGCCTGCAGCTGGACATCCTCGACGACGGCCGGGGCGCCGCTGCTGATCCGCCGGCACCTGGCGGTGGGAATGGCTTGCTGGGAATGAGCGAGAGAGTCTCCCTCTACGATGGTTCCTTGGCAGCAGGCCCGGAACAGGGCGGCGGTTTCCGCGTGTCTGCATTCATCCCGTATTCGGAGGCTTAA
- a CDS encoding response regulator transcription factor: MAEVPAPIRVALVDDQQLVRSGFGMLINSQPDLEVVAEAGNGIEAVQALAATAADVVLMDVRMPGMDGIEATRRILEQAAAQPSGSQRAEVKIVVLTTFDLDEYALAAIQAGASGFLLKDAPPEELLEAIRTVFRGDAVIAPSTTRRLLDHVAPLLRTQTPEQSVHAAAVERLTTREREVFQLIAQGQSNPEIAAGLFLSEATVKTHVGHILAKLGARDRVQVVVIAYETGVVAPGS, translated from the coding sequence ATGGCAGAAGTTCCTGCGCCCATCAGGGTGGCGCTCGTTGATGACCAGCAGTTGGTGCGGTCCGGTTTTGGGATGCTCATCAATTCCCAGCCGGACCTTGAGGTCGTAGCCGAGGCCGGTAACGGGATCGAGGCTGTCCAGGCGTTGGCAGCCACCGCCGCCGATGTTGTCCTCATGGATGTCCGGATGCCGGGCATGGACGGCATCGAGGCAACCCGCCGCATCCTGGAACAGGCCGCAGCACAGCCTTCAGGCTCCCAGCGGGCGGAAGTCAAAATAGTGGTGCTGACTACCTTCGACCTGGACGAGTACGCGCTGGCAGCCATCCAGGCCGGGGCCAGCGGGTTCCTCCTGAAGGATGCCCCACCCGAAGAACTACTGGAAGCCATCCGCACCGTCTTCCGCGGGGATGCGGTGATAGCTCCCTCCACCACCAGGCGTTTGCTGGACCATGTGGCACCGTTGCTGAGGACACAGACGCCGGAGCAGTCCGTGCATGCTGCCGCCGTCGAGCGCCTGACGACCCGCGAGCGCGAGGTCTTCCAGCTGATCGCCCAGGGACAGTCGAATCCCGAGATTGCCGCGGGGCTGTTCCTCTCGGAAGCCACAGTGAAAACCCATGTGGGGCACATCCTTGCCAAGTTGGGGGCCAGGGACCGGGTGCAAGTAGTGGTGATCGCCTATGAGACCGGCGTTGTAGCCCCTGGGTCCTAG
- a CDS encoding ABC transporter ATP-binding protein: protein MSTFTHLSHPSGTERPKGSDAAQARPAVEAHELSKSYGRADTTVTALNKVSVSFDAGKFTAIMGPSGSGKSTLMHCLAGLDTADSGRIVLGGTELTGLNDRQLTALRRERIGFVFQAFNLVPTLTAEQNITLPLALAGTTADAAWLDTVVNTLGLKDRLKHRPHELSGGQQQRVAVARALLTRPDVVFGDEPTGNLDSKAGGEVLALLRRSSQEMGQTIIMVTHDPVAASYADRVVLMSDGGLVGEIHDPTADSVLAALGKLGA, encoded by the coding sequence ATGTCAACATTCACGCACCTCTCCCACCCGTCAGGAACCGAGCGGCCCAAGGGCTCCGACGCGGCCCAGGCCCGCCCCGCCGTCGAGGCCCACGAGCTGAGCAAAAGCTACGGCCGCGCAGATACCACTGTCACCGCACTGAACAAGGTCTCGGTGAGCTTTGATGCTGGAAAGTTCACGGCCATCATGGGGCCCTCAGGTTCCGGCAAGTCCACGTTGATGCATTGCCTTGCGGGCCTTGATACAGCGGACTCGGGCCGCATTGTCCTCGGTGGCACGGAGTTGACGGGCCTGAACGACCGTCAGCTCACGGCGCTCCGCAGGGAGAGGATCGGCTTCGTTTTCCAGGCCTTCAATTTGGTGCCCACGTTGACGGCCGAGCAGAACATCACCCTTCCGCTGGCTTTGGCGGGGACCACCGCCGACGCCGCGTGGCTGGATACCGTTGTCAACACCCTGGGCCTGAAGGACCGGCTCAAGCACCGCCCGCACGAGCTTTCCGGCGGGCAACAGCAACGCGTGGCAGTAGCCCGGGCCTTGCTGACCCGTCCCGACGTCGTATTCGGCGATGAACCAACGGGCAACCTTGACTCCAAAGCCGGCGGTGAAGTGCTGGCATTGCTCCGCCGGAGCAGCCAGGAGATGGGCCAGACCATCATCATGGTCACCCACGATCCCGTGGCGGCCAGCTATGCCGACCGCGTGGTCCTGATGAGCGACGGCGGGCTGGTGGGCGAGATCCATGATCCCACCGCGGACTCGGTCCTGGCAGCCCTCGGCAAACTGGGGGCCTGA